In Micrococcales bacterium, the following are encoded in one genomic region:
- the rsmA gene encoding 16S rRNA (adenine(1518)-N(6)/adenine(1519)-N(6))-dimethyltransferase RsmA: MLGPSEVLSLCRRLELHPSKSLGQNFVVDPGTVCRIVKLADAGPHVIEVGPGLGSLTLALLAAGHHVTAIELDPVLAAQLPLTVAGRAAGLADRLTVVTANALDVTELPASPNPTTTPSSPTNSRETELSHTPTQARETELWHNPAALVANLPYNVAVPLLLTYLERFDFITKALVMVQAEVAARLVAKPGSRTYGVPSAKLAWWGTARLAGQVPRNVFYPVPRVDSSLVLFQRWGPTDEPHSSLSELGHLKAAQYPAVARVIDAAFAQRRKTLRSALSGLAGSKEAAEAALIKAKVEPSQRGEQLAAPDFARIAGALGLMEAP, translated from the coding sequence CTGCTTGGCCCCTCCGAGGTCCTGTCCTTGTGCCGGCGCCTGGAGTTGCATCCGTCCAAATCACTAGGGCAGAACTTTGTAGTAGACCCGGGCACGGTCTGCCGGATTGTCAAGTTGGCCGATGCCGGCCCCCACGTCATTGAAGTAGGCCCCGGTTTGGGTTCGCTGACCTTGGCCCTGTTGGCGGCCGGACACCATGTCACGGCTATCGAGCTTGACCCTGTCCTGGCGGCTCAACTGCCCCTGACAGTGGCTGGGCGGGCGGCCGGCCTGGCCGATCGCCTAACTGTGGTGACGGCCAACGCTTTGGATGTGACTGAGCTGCCGGCCAGCCCTAACCCCACCACTACCCCCTCCAGCCCAACCAATTCCCGCGAGACCGAGCTTTCGCATACCCCCACCCAAGCCCGCGAGACCGAGCTTTGGCATAATCCGGCCGCCTTGGTGGCCAACCTGCCCTACAACGTGGCTGTGCCGCTGCTGCTGACCTATCTCGAGCGCTTCGACTTCATCACCAAAGCCCTGGTCATGGTCCAGGCCGAGGTAGCCGCCCGCCTGGTGGCCAAACCCGGTTCGCGGACCTACGGCGTACCGAGCGCCAAACTGGCCTGGTGGGGCACGGCCCGCCTGGCCGGCCAAGTGCCCCGAAACGTCTTCTACCCGGTCCCAAGGGTTGACAGTTCGCTTGTCCTATTCCAACGTTGGGGCCCAACTGACGAACCCCACAGCAGCCTAAGTGAGCTTGGGCATCTCAAGGCGGCCCAGTACCCGGCAGTGGCCCGGGTCATCGACGCCGCCTTTGCCCAGCGGCGCAAGACCTTGCGCTCGGCCCTGTCGGGACTGGCCGGTTCGAAAGAGGCAGCCGAGGCTGCCCTAATCAAGGCCAAGGTTGAACCGTCGCAGCGTGGCGAGCAGTTAGCTGCCCCCGACTTCGCCAGAATTGCCGGGGCTCTTGGACTGATGGAGGCGCCATGA
- a CDS encoding MarR family transcriptional regulator, with product MSAASERRSDATERVISAWRRERPDLEVAPMETWSRITLLAKYLDQARREVLSGHGLQSWEFDVLADLRRAGAPYELRPGQMTAQMMVTSGTMTNRIDRLEASGLVERRSDAADGRVTQVRLTDAGRDAVDGALADLLQREAQLMAPLAQSQGGDLAAMLGTLLARFEAEGSAGPGGRAS from the coding sequence GTGTCCGCAGCTTCCGAGAGACGGTCTGACGCCACCGAGCGCGTGATCTCGGCCTGGCGCCGCGAGCGCCCGGATCTGGAAGTGGCGCCAATGGAAACTTGGAGCCGGATCACGCTTCTGGCCAAGTACCTGGACCAGGCTCGCCGCGAGGTTCTAAGCGGTCACGGCCTGCAAAGCTGGGAGTTCGACGTGCTGGCGGACCTGCGCCGGGCCGGAGCGCCCTACGAGCTGAGACCGGGCCAAATGACCGCTCAGATGATGGTCACCAGTGGCACCATGACCAACCGGATTGACCGCCTCGAGGCCAGCGGCCTGGTTGAACGCCGCTCTGACGCGGCCGACGGCCGGGTCACCCAGGTTCGCTTGACTGATGCCGGCCGCGACGCGGTGGACGGTGCCCTGGCCGATCTGCTCCAACGCGAAGCCCAGTTGATGGCACCGCTGGCCCAGAGCCAGGGCGGCGATCTGGCGGCCATGTTGGGCACCTTGCTGGCCCGTTTCGAGGCTGAGGGCTCAGCCGGCCCGGGCGGCCGCGCCAGCTGA
- the glmU gene encoding bifunctional UDP-N-acetylglucosamine diphosphorylase/glucosamine-1-phosphate N-acetyltransferase GlmU — MKSIKPKVLHQAAGRSLLGYAMAAGAELDPERIVVVVRNGRDEVAAEALALDPNVLVADQDDIPGTGRAVQCALVAMDAAGVKAAGGVLVMASDTPLLDGQTLKALLQAHQADSNAITILSAEVEDPYGYGRIVRGGDGQVEAIVEQRDTTEEQAKICEINSATYVFQARALHQTLDHVDNDNDQGEVYLTDTVELARQAGMPVRALICEDPHVIQGVNDRQQLAQAAQEINARRLEAAMLDGVTIVDPASTQIGPGVELAPDVTLEPGTDLRGNTKAEAGAVIGPYTTLTDCQVGAGAKVDRTVANQAVIGPRANVGPFTHLRPGTVLGADTKAGSFTELKAADIGDGAKVPHLAYVGDAIVHQAANIGAGSIFANYDGVKKSKCEVGPAARIGSNNVLVAPINVGAGAYSGAGVVIRGDVPPGALALGGKDQRVIEGWTAAKRPGSDSAEAAAKAQTKEDGAA, encoded by the coding sequence ATGAAGTCGATCAAGCCAAAGGTGCTGCACCAAGCTGCCGGCCGGAGCCTGCTGGGTTACGCCATGGCCGCTGGCGCTGAGCTTGACCCTGAACGAATCGTGGTGGTGGTGCGCAACGGCCGCGATGAGGTGGCGGCGGAAGCACTGGCATTGGACCCCAACGTGCTGGTGGCGGACCAAGACGACATTCCCGGTACGGGACGGGCCGTCCAATGCGCCCTGGTCGCCATGGACGCGGCCGGCGTCAAGGCCGCTGGGGGAGTGTTGGTGATGGCCAGCGACACACCACTGTTAGACGGGCAAACCCTCAAAGCCCTGCTTCAAGCGCATCAGGCGGATTCCAACGCCATCACCATCCTCAGCGCCGAGGTCGAGGACCCCTATGGCTACGGCCGCATTGTTCGCGGTGGCGACGGCCAAGTCGAGGCCATCGTTGAGCAGCGCGATACGACCGAAGAACAGGCCAAGATTTGCGAAATCAACTCGGCCACCTATGTTTTCCAGGCCCGCGCCCTGCACCAGACCCTGGATCATGTAGACAACGACAACGACCAAGGCGAGGTCTATTTGACTGACACCGTTGAACTTGCCCGCCAGGCGGGCATGCCAGTGCGCGCCCTGATTTGCGAGGACCCCCATGTCATTCAGGGCGTCAATGACCGCCAACAACTGGCCCAAGCGGCCCAGGAAATCAACGCCCGCCGCCTTGAGGCCGCCATGCTGGATGGTGTCACCATCGTCGACCCGGCCAGCACCCAGATAGGACCTGGGGTCGAGCTAGCCCCGGATGTCACCCTCGAGCCGGGCACCGATCTGAGGGGCAACACCAAAGCCGAGGCCGGCGCCGTCATCGGCCCATATACCACCTTGACTGACTGCCAGGTCGGGGCTGGCGCCAAGGTCGACCGGACCGTGGCCAACCAGGCCGTGATTGGCCCGCGCGCCAACGTTGGCCCTTTCACGCATCTGAGGCCCGGCACGGTCCTAGGCGCGGACACCAAAGCCGGTTCATTCACCGAGCTCAAGGCGGCCGATATAGGCGACGGAGCCAAAGTGCCGCATTTGGCCTATGTCGGTGACGCCATAGTGCATCAGGCGGCCAATATTGGCGCTGGCTCAATTTTCGCCAACTACGACGGCGTCAAGAAATCGAAGTGCGAGGTTGGCCCGGCTGCCAGGATCGGCTCAAACAACGTGCTGGTGGCCCCTATCAACGTCGGAGCCGGCGCCTACTCCGGTGCTGGTGTGGTCATTCGCGGTGACGTGCCACCGGGCGCATTGGCGCTGGGCGGCAAGGACCAGCGCGTCATCGAAGGCTGGACGGCGGCCAAACGCCCCGGTTCGGATAGCGCAGAGGCCGCGGCAAAGGCTCAGACCAAAGAAGACGGCGCGGCTTAG
- a CDS encoding ATP-binding cassette domain-containing protein encodes MAHLLGAQSLSLTYPNRVVLDQVSLGLSDGDRVGVVGRNGDGKSSLLGLLAGRLLPDAGRVTHPGDVTIGLLEQTDHLDAQATVRQVVVDGAADHVWAGQGQAREIMTALLADVRLETPVGELSGGQMRRAALARILLGSWDVLCLDEPTNHLDMVAITWLAGHLRQRWPPGRGALLVVTHDRWFLDQVSNATWEVHSGQVTAFEGGYAAYVLRRVERDQQAAAQAQRRRSLLRKELAWLRRGAPARTSKPKFRLDLAEALIANEPPPRNQVELERLAMCRLGKDVAELDDVTAGFNGRPVLSHVNWLIGPGDRIGLLGANGAGKTTLLSLVAGLMKPMSGRVKRGKTVRAATLHQDLRELGEWEDQPVRQVMARMKASYQSGGRAAGAWTGGGRQATPGWSAGSQEMTPGAILERLGFGPAHMATLVRSLSGGQRRRLQLAMVLMEEPNVLILDEPSNDLDTDMLAAIEDLLDSWPGTLIVVTHDRYLMERTTDSQWAILDGHLRHLPGGVDQFIELSSTSPPATGEVEPRHKTSPNQPSSRQSEVWPKPGTGQPPTRETEPSHKPSTSPGQDDSATKAPASDAKAIRAAKKRLAAVERRLERLRAQRDQVNEQLIQHDPTDFAGLAPLTTRLAELTEAIAAEEDSWLVLADQAGL; translated from the coding sequence ATGGCTCATCTGCTTGGCGCCCAGTCGCTGTCGCTGACCTACCCCAATCGCGTGGTCTTGGACCAGGTCTCCCTGGGGCTGAGCGATGGCGACCGGGTCGGTGTAGTCGGTCGCAACGGCGACGGCAAGTCCTCCTTGCTGGGTCTGCTGGCTGGGCGTCTATTGCCCGATGCCGGCCGGGTCACCCACCCTGGTGATGTCACGATTGGCCTTTTGGAACAGACCGACCACTTGGACGCCCAGGCCACCGTCCGCCAAGTGGTGGTTGACGGCGCAGCTGACCACGTCTGGGCAGGGCAGGGCCAGGCCCGCGAGATCATGACTGCCCTGCTGGCCGATGTCCGGCTCGAGACGCCGGTAGGTGAGTTATCCGGCGGCCAGATGCGCCGAGCGGCCTTGGCCCGGATCCTATTGGGCAGCTGGGATGTGCTATGCCTAGACGAACCGACCAACCACCTAGACATGGTGGCCATTACTTGGCTGGCCGGCCACCTGCGGCAGCGCTGGCCACCTGGGCGCGGCGCCCTGCTGGTAGTGACCCATGACCGCTGGTTCCTTGATCAGGTCTCGAATGCAACCTGGGAGGTGCACAGTGGCCAGGTGACCGCCTTCGAAGGCGGTTACGCCGCCTACGTGCTGCGCCGAGTCGAACGCGACCAACAGGCAGCTGCCCAGGCTCAGCGCCGCCGGTCGTTGCTGCGCAAGGAGCTAGCCTGGCTGCGCCGCGGTGCTCCAGCCAGGACGTCAAAGCCAAAGTTCCGCCTGGACTTGGCCGAGGCCCTGATCGCCAATGAGCCGCCACCGCGCAACCAGGTCGAACTGGAACGTTTGGCCATGTGCCGCCTGGGCAAAGACGTGGCCGAGCTTGATGACGTCACCGCCGGCTTCAATGGCCGGCCGGTACTAAGCCACGTCAATTGGCTGATTGGCCCCGGCGACCGGATTGGCCTGCTCGGCGCCAACGGCGCTGGCAAAACCACCTTGCTAAGCCTGGTCGCAGGGTTAATGAAACCCATGTCCGGACGGGTCAAACGCGGCAAAACTGTCCGCGCGGCGACCCTGCATCAAGACCTGCGTGAACTAGGTGAATGGGAGGATCAGCCGGTTCGCCAGGTCATGGCCCGGATGAAAGCCAGCTACCAATCAGGTGGCCGGGCGGCCGGAGCTTGGACCGGTGGTGGCCGCCAGGCCACACCCGGTTGGAGCGCGGGCAGTCAAGAGATGACGCCTGGCGCCATTTTGGAGCGCCTTGGATTTGGCCCGGCCCATATGGCGACTTTGGTCCGGTCTTTGTCAGGCGGCCAGCGGCGGCGGCTGCAGTTGGCCATGGTGCTGATGGAAGAACCCAATGTTTTGATCCTGGATGAGCCGTCCAACGACCTAGACACCGACATGCTGGCCGCCATTGAGGACCTACTGGACTCCTGGCCAGGCACGCTGATCGTGGTGACACACGACCGCTACCTGATGGAACGCACCACCGACAGTCAGTGGGCCATCCTTGACGGCCACCTGCGCCACCTGCCGGGCGGCGTTGACCAATTCATCGAGCTGTCCTCCACCAGCCCGCCTGCCACTGGCGAGGTTGAGCCTAGGCATAAAACCTCACCCAACCAGCCCTCTTCCCGCCAGAGCGAGGTTTGGCCCAAGCCCGGCACCGGCCAACCCCCGACCCGCGAGACTGAGCCTTCGCATAAACCCAGCACCAGTCCTGGCCAAGATGACAGCGCCACCAAAGCCCCGGCATCGGACGCCAAAGCCATCCGGGCAGCCAAGAAACGATTGGCGGCGGTGGAACGACGCCTGGAGCGGCTGCGAGCCCAACGCGACCAAGTCAACGAGCAATTGATCCAGCACGACCCGACCGATTTCGCCGGCCTGGCTCCGCTGACCACCCGTCTAGCCGAACTGACTGAGGCCATCGCCGCAGAAGAAGACAGCTGGCTCGTCCTGGCCGACCAAGCCGGCCTGTAA
- the metG gene encoding methionine--tRNA ligase, whose product MTRVLSAVAWPYANGPRHIGHVAGFGVPSDVFSRAARMAGHEVLMISGTDEHGTPILVQAEQDGVSPQALADRYNRVIVEDLHRLGLSYDLFTRTTTRNHYQVVQEMFRQVYKNGYLVERTTKGAVSPSTGRTLPDRFIEGTCPICGDDSARGDQCDNCGNQLDPVDLISPRSRINGETPKFIETEHLFLDLPALTDALATWLGSRSNWRPNVLRFSLNLLDEVKPRAMTRDIDWGIPVPLPTWEDQSAKRIYVWFDAVVGYLSASIEWARRRALAGQGDSEEWRQWWNNPEAQAYYFMGKDNITFHSQIWPAELLGYDGEGSHGGQPGRFGRLQLPTEVVSSEFLTMEGKQFSSSRGVVIYVCDLLERYQPDALRYFIAVAGPENQDSDFTWAEFKRRNNDELVAAWGNLVNRTVNLIHKNLGAIPAAHGPEALEQADRAVLAATEAAFTEVSDLIARHRQKAGITAAMKAVAQVNAYLAETAPWKLAKGDDAARLRMASILHTAAQAVSDCNTLLAPYLPHAAQAVDQALGFVRDFGGKVRIEQVTDLDDPSRSYPILTGDYGQAVPRWRREPIPAGQVVPKPSPVFAKLDDSVVEEELDRLRSQG is encoded by the coding sequence ATGACACGGGTGCTTTCCGCGGTGGCTTGGCCTTATGCCAACGGGCCGCGCCATATTGGTCACGTTGCTGGGTTTGGTGTGCCTTCAGACGTTTTCTCCCGGGCGGCCCGGATGGCCGGCCACGAAGTGCTGATGATTAGTGGCACCGACGAGCATGGCACACCGATTCTGGTCCAAGCCGAACAAGACGGCGTTAGCCCGCAGGCTCTGGCCGACCGCTACAACCGGGTCATTGTCGAGGATCTACATAGGCTTGGGCTGAGCTATGACCTCTTCACCCGTACCACCACCCGCAACCACTACCAAGTGGTACAAGAGATGTTTCGTCAGGTGTACAAGAACGGCTACCTGGTCGAACGCACTACCAAAGGCGCGGTTTCACCCTCAACCGGCCGGACTTTGCCGGATCGGTTCATCGAAGGCACCTGCCCCATTTGCGGCGACGATTCGGCCCGCGGCGACCAATGCGACAACTGTGGCAATCAGCTCGACCCGGTCGATTTGATCAGTCCCCGCTCCCGTATTAACGGTGAGACTCCCAAGTTCATCGAAACCGAGCACCTCTTCCTGGACCTGCCGGCTCTGACCGATGCCCTGGCGACTTGGCTGGGCTCGCGCAGCAATTGGCGCCCCAATGTGCTCAGGTTTTCGCTCAACCTGCTTGATGAAGTTAAGCCCCGAGCCATGACTCGCGACATCGACTGGGGTATCCCGGTGCCCCTGCCGACCTGGGAAGACCAGTCCGCCAAGCGGATCTATGTTTGGTTCGACGCGGTGGTGGGCTACCTCAGCGCTTCGATCGAGTGGGCCAGACGGCGGGCACTGGCCGGCCAAGGTGACAGCGAGGAGTGGCGCCAGTGGTGGAACAACCCCGAGGCCCAGGCCTACTACTTCATGGGCAAGGACAACATCACCTTCCACTCCCAGATTTGGCCGGCTGAGCTGCTGGGCTACGACGGCGAGGGCTCGCACGGCGGTCAGCCGGGCAGATTTGGCCGCCTGCAACTGCCCACAGAAGTGGTCTCTTCGGAGTTCCTAACAATGGAGGGCAAGCAGTTTAGTTCCTCCCGTGGGGTCGTAATCTACGTCTGTGACCTGCTGGAACGCTACCAACCAGACGCTTTGCGCTATTTCATCGCCGTGGCCGGTCCTGAAAACCAAGATTCGGATTTCACCTGGGCTGAATTCAAACGCCGCAACAACGACGAGCTTGTCGCCGCCTGGGGCAATCTGGTTAACCGTACGGTAAATTTGATCCACAAGAACCTTGGCGCCATCCCGGCCGCGCACGGGCCAGAAGCGCTGGAGCAGGCCGACCGAGCCGTCTTGGCCGCCACCGAGGCGGCTTTCACCGAGGTTAGCGACCTAATTGCGCGGCATCGGCAAAAGGCTGGTATCACCGCCGCCATGAAAGCGGTTGCCCAGGTCAACGCCTACCTGGCCGAGACCGCGCCCTGGAAACTGGCCAAGGGCGACGATGCCGCTCGCTTGCGTATGGCGAGCATCCTCCACACCGCAGCCCAGGCGGTCAGCGACTGCAATACGCTGCTGGCGCCCTATTTGCCCCATGCTGCCCAGGCCGTTGACCAGGCCTTGGGCTTTGTGCGTGATTTTGGCGGCAAGGTGCGGATCGAGCAGGTCACCGATTTGGATGATCCATCCAGGTCTTACCCGATTTTGACCGGCGACTACGGCCAAGCTGTGCCCCGCTGGCGACGCGAGCCAATCCCGGCCGGCCAAGTGGTACCCAAACCCAGCCCGGTTTTCGCCAAGCTAGATGACTCGGTGGTGGAAGAGGAACTCGACCGCCTGCGCTCCCAGGGCTAG
- a CDS encoding ubiquitin-like domain-containing protein translates to MLAAGALTGFATAHKTVTLTVDGESTQVTTFGGSVGSVLAQEGVTYGERDLVAPAPGAAVPRGGEIVVRLAKPLSLNIDGAQRVVWTTAETVDLALADLGVRAAESQLSVARGAAVDRQTSVVTVSTPKVMMVVVDGAKLQAQTNAATVSDALTALGVVLGPDDQVNPALDQPTKPGQTITVERAFITDGSQTIVLPFEKVTKKDATMAKGTTKVVQEGKAGQRLVTYVATMAGDTELERTVVMDTIVVAPVDEITLVGTKEAPKPTNVPNVPINVSPGSAQAIAKEMMANQYGWGDDQFACLVALWERESGWRVNSSNPSSGAYGIPQALPGSKMASAGADWRTNPATQIAWGLGYIKGRYATPCGAWGAFQQKGWY, encoded by the coding sequence GTGCTGGCGGCCGGTGCCCTGACCGGTTTTGCCACCGCTCACAAGACCGTCACCTTAACCGTTGACGGCGAGTCGACCCAGGTAACCACTTTTGGCGGTTCGGTTGGCTCGGTGCTGGCACAGGAAGGCGTCACCTACGGCGAACGCGATCTGGTGGCACCGGCGCCTGGAGCGGCCGTGCCGCGTGGCGGCGAAATCGTAGTTCGGCTGGCCAAGCCGCTGTCTTTGAACATTGACGGAGCCCAGCGGGTGGTCTGGACCACCGCCGAGACAGTTGACCTGGCCTTGGCGGACCTGGGCGTGCGCGCCGCCGAATCCCAGTTGTCTGTCGCCCGGGGGGCTGCGGTTGACCGGCAGACCAGCGTGGTCACTGTCTCCACGCCCAAGGTGATGATGGTGGTGGTCGACGGGGCCAAGTTGCAGGCGCAAACCAACGCCGCCACCGTCTCCGATGCCTTGACTGCGTTAGGCGTAGTTTTGGGGCCAGATGACCAGGTCAACCCGGCACTTGACCAGCCGACCAAGCCGGGCCAGACCATCACAGTAGAGCGGGCCTTCATCACTGACGGCTCCCAGACAATCGTCCTGCCGTTCGAAAAGGTCACCAAGAAAGACGCCACGATGGCCAAAGGCACCACCAAGGTGGTTCAAGAGGGCAAGGCCGGCCAGCGGCTGGTGACCTATGTCGCCACCATGGCCGGTGACACTGAGCTTGAGCGCACCGTGGTCATGGACACCATTGTGGTGGCGCCGGTTGACGAGATCACCTTGGTTGGCACCAAGGAGGCGCCAAAGCCCACCAATGTGCCCAATGTGCCTATCAATGTCTCTCCGGGCAGTGCCCAGGCCATCGCCAAGGAAATGATGGCCAACCAGTACGGCTGGGGCGATGACCAATTCGCCTGCCTGGTGGCCTTGTGGGAACGTGAATCAGGCTGGCGAGTTAACTCCTCCAACCCGTCCTCGGGCGCCTATGGCATTCCTCAAGCTTTGCCCGGCTCAAAGATGGCCTCGGCCGGAGCCGATTGGCGCACCAACCCGGCTACACAAATTGCCTGGGGCTTGGGTTACATCAAGGGTCGTTACGCCACACCCTGCGGCGCCTGGGGCGCGTTCCAGCAAAAGGGCTGGTACTGA
- a CDS encoding 4-(cytidine 5'-diphospho)-2-C-methyl-D-erythritol kinase codes for MTTQIADVTVTAPAKINLLLLAGSPRPDGYHPLLTVFQAVDLYEEVTLRPPVAAKIEVVVNGLDSALVPMSEENLAVRAVRAVAQVAGVPAEVKIDITKSVPVAGGLAGGSADAAAALVAANRYWQAGLDKAALHQLAAGLGSDVNFCLDGGTALGSGRGEQLETLDCPAALHWVLATRPGGGLSTPAIFDRLDSARAGAERSLPTQPPRQLVEALGQGEAGDIGQWLRNDLQPAATEACPPLVETIALAKEVGALGAIVTGSGPTVAVLAAGPAHARHLATVIGQSNPELRCHTVTGPAPGPLAR; via the coding sequence ATGACGACCCAAATAGCCGATGTCACCGTGACCGCCCCGGCCAAAATCAACCTGCTGTTGCTGGCGGGATCACCCAGGCCAGATGGCTACCACCCGCTCCTGACTGTCTTCCAGGCGGTTGACTTGTACGAAGAGGTGACGCTGCGACCGCCGGTGGCCGCCAAAATCGAGGTGGTTGTGAACGGCCTGGACAGCGCACTGGTGCCAATGAGTGAGGAAAACCTGGCGGTTCGAGCCGTCCGCGCGGTGGCTCAAGTGGCTGGTGTGCCAGCCGAGGTCAAAATCGACATCACCAAGTCTGTGCCGGTGGCCGGAGGACTGGCTGGAGGCAGCGCCGACGCGGCCGCTGCCCTAGTGGCGGCCAACCGTTATTGGCAGGCCGGACTTGATAAGGCGGCACTGCACCAACTGGCCGCCGGCCTGGGCTCGGATGTCAACTTTTGCCTCGATGGCGGCACGGCTCTGGGATCGGGGCGCGGCGAACAGCTCGAGACCCTAGATTGCCCGGCCGCCCTGCATTGGGTTTTGGCCACTCGGCCAGGGGGTGGGCTATCGACTCCGGCTATCTTCGATCGCCTTGACAGCGCTAGGGCTGGGGCCGAACGTAGCCTGCCCACTCAGCCGCCACGCCAACTGGTCGAGGCTCTTGGCCAAGGTGAGGCCGGTGACATCGGCCAATGGCTGCGCAACGATTTGCAGCCAGCCGCCACCGAAGCTTGTCCGCCTCTGGTCGAAACCATCGCGTTGGCCAAGGAAGTTGGGGCGCTGGGTGCCATCGTCACCGGTTCGGGGCCAACTGTGGCCGTGCTGGCGGCCGGCCCGGCCCACGCCAGGCATTTGGCCACTGTGATTGGCCAGTCCAACCCCGAATTGCGCTGCCACACTGTCACCGGTCCGGCGCCTGGACCGCTGGCCCGCTAG
- a CDS encoding TatD family hydrolase has product MRKLDLAVGVGAADRGTAKLAKDRSYPPLPEPLPAPVVDNHTHIEPGQWPRPALSLDSQVEKASAVGVDRIVQCGCDLDSAYWTATEAVKNPAVLGAIAIHPNEAPRLEAKGAYQDGLNQIRQWAIDNPRVRAIGETGLDFYRTGPEHHHTQIEAFKDHIALAKELGLALQIHDRDAHREVVETLEAVGAPERTVFHCFSAGAELASICAERGWYCSFAGTITFANAKGLVEAVGELPASGVLLETDAPYLTAEPYRGRANAPYLAALTMRRLASAMSMPLEAACAQVSANSEAVYGTW; this is encoded by the coding sequence ATGCGAAAGCTCGACCTCGCGGTTGGGGTGGGCGCGGCGGACAGGGGGACAGCCAAATTGGCCAAGGACCGTTCATACCCGCCGCTGCCGGAACCCCTGCCGGCGCCGGTGGTGGATAACCACACCCACATTGAGCCAGGCCAGTGGCCCAGACCGGCCCTGAGCTTGGATAGTCAAGTCGAAAAGGCTAGCGCCGTGGGGGTGGATCGGATAGTCCAATGCGGCTGCGACCTGGACTCGGCCTACTGGACCGCCACCGAAGCGGTCAAGAACCCCGCCGTACTTGGCGCCATTGCCATTCACCCCAATGAAGCGCCCAGGCTTGAGGCCAAGGGCGCCTACCAAGACGGACTCAACCAGATCCGCCAATGGGCCATCGACAACCCGCGGGTCAGAGCAATTGGCGAGACCGGCTTGGACTTCTACCGCACCGGCCCCGAACACCACCACACCCAAATCGAAGCCTTTAAGGACCACATCGCCCTGGCCAAGGAGTTGGGCCTGGCCCTTCAAATCCACGACCGTGACGCCCACCGCGAGGTGGTCGAAACCCTCGAGGCGGTCGGCGCGCCGGAACGCACCGTTTTCCACTGCTTCTCGGCCGGCGCCGAACTCGCCAGTATCTGCGCCGAGCGAGGCTGGTACTGCTCCTTTGCCGGAACCATTACCTTCGCCAACGCCAAAGGCCTGGTCGAGGCGGTCGGCGAGCTGCCGGCATCGGGCGTGCTTCTGGAAACCGACGCCCCCTACCTGACGGCCGAACCGTACCGCGGCCGGGCCAATGCCCCATACCTAGCGGCACTGACTATGCGGCGCCTGGCCAGCGCCATGTCAATGCCACTCGAGGCCGCATGTGCCCAGGTCAGCGCGAATTCTGAGGCGGTCTACGGAACCTGGTGA
- a CDS encoding TetR/AcrR family transcriptional regulator, with product MSGHERREQLLLVARSLFAEKGFDSTSVEEIAARAEVSKPVVYEHFGGKEGIYAVVVDREVKELSDRLRRSLSSEGHPKRVVERTALELLDYIEDHEDGFRILVRDSPMAQATGPFSSMLGDVAGQVGALLRQEFAVHKLEPANSTIYAQMLVGMIAFTGQWWLEERQPDKTQVAAHLTNLAWNGLRGMESKPRVANPKNQ from the coding sequence ATGTCCGGCCACGAACGACGCGAGCAGTTATTGCTGGTGGCACGGTCGTTGTTCGCCGAAAAGGGCTTCGACTCAACCTCAGTGGAGGAGATCGCGGCCAGGGCCGAGGTCTCCAAGCCGGTGGTTTACGAACACTTTGGCGGCAAAGAGGGCATCTACGCCGTGGTGGTTGATAGGGAGGTCAAGGAGCTTTCGGATCGGCTGCGGCGGTCGCTTAGCTCGGAGGGTCATCCCAAACGGGTGGTCGAGCGGACCGCGCTGGAGCTACTGGACTACATCGAGGATCACGAAGACGGTTTCAGGATCCTGGTACGCGACTCACCCATGGCCCAGGCCACCGGCCCGTTTAGCTCAATGCTGGGTGATGTGGCCGGTCAGGTCGGCGCGCTACTTAGGCAAGAATTTGCCGTTCACAAGCTCGAACCAGCTAACTCGACGATTTACGCCCAAATGTTGGTCGGCATGATCGCCTTTACCGGCCAGTGGTGGCTGGAGGAACGTCAGCCGGATAAGACCCAAGTGGCGGCCCATTTGACTAACTTGGCCTGGAACGGCCTGCGCGGCATGGAGTCAAAGCCGCGGGTGGCCAACCCCAAAAACCAATAG